From one Streptomyces mobaraensis genomic stretch:
- a CDS encoding SDR family NAD(P)-dependent oxidoreductase, giving the protein MTVTEESRGDARGTAEGAGIAPERLAICLDVLKELDELPIDHPDAITVRRATSGIYRTVKQRRRQERRAAKTAHDRQVTEATATGSADRIDDETQGILPSSSTLGEIAGVLERPRSCYICKTRYVEVDAFYHQLCRPCAAENRARRDARTDLTGRRALLTGGRAKIGMYIALRLLRDGAHTTITTRFPNDAIRRFKAMPDSDEWIHRLKVVGIDLRDPAQVVALADSVAAEGPLDILINNAAQTVRRSPRAYSELVAAESAPLPAGALPAAEVIGAFGSGAVDAVAALPMGNGEGLTAQDVTDLALVSGSASLARIEAGTAIDAGGLVPDLDATNSWIQTVSEVDPVELLEVQLCNSTAPFILISRLRPAMAASTARRKYVVNVSAMEGVFSRGYKGAGHPHTNMAKAALNMLTRTSADEMLETDGILMTAVDTGWITDERPHPDKVRLAEAGFHAPLDLIDGAARVYDPIVRGEEGEDLYGCFLKDYRRSDW; this is encoded by the coding sequence ATGACGGTCACAGAAGAGAGCCGCGGCGACGCCCGGGGCACCGCCGAGGGGGCGGGCATCGCCCCCGAGCGCCTGGCGATCTGCCTGGACGTGCTCAAGGAGCTCGACGAGCTGCCGATCGACCACCCGGACGCGATCACCGTCCGCCGGGCCACCTCGGGCATCTACCGCACGGTCAAGCAGCGCCGCCGCCAGGAGCGCCGGGCCGCCAAGACCGCCCACGACCGCCAGGTCACCGAGGCCACGGCCACCGGCTCCGCCGACCGCATCGACGACGAGACGCAGGGCATCCTGCCCAGCTCCAGCACCCTCGGCGAGATAGCCGGCGTCCTGGAGCGCCCCCGCTCCTGCTACATCTGCAAGACCCGCTACGTCGAGGTCGACGCGTTCTACCACCAGCTCTGCCGCCCCTGCGCCGCCGAGAACCGGGCCCGGCGCGACGCCCGGACCGACCTCACCGGCCGCCGGGCGCTGCTCACCGGCGGGCGCGCCAAGATCGGCATGTACATCGCGCTGCGGCTGCTGCGCGACGGCGCGCACACCACCATCACCACCCGGTTCCCGAACGACGCCATCCGCCGCTTCAAGGCGATGCCGGACAGCGACGAGTGGATCCACCGGCTCAAGGTCGTCGGCATCGACCTCCGCGACCCCGCGCAGGTCGTGGCGCTCGCCGACAGCGTGGCCGCCGAGGGCCCGCTCGACATCCTGATCAACAACGCGGCCCAGACCGTACGCCGGTCGCCCCGCGCCTACAGCGAGCTCGTCGCCGCCGAGTCGGCGCCGCTCCCGGCCGGTGCCCTGCCGGCGGCCGAGGTGATCGGCGCGTTCGGCAGCGGCGCCGTGGACGCCGTCGCCGCGCTGCCCATGGGGAACGGGGAGGGCCTGACCGCCCAGGACGTCACCGACCTCGCGCTGGTCAGCGGCTCCGCGTCGCTCGCCCGCATCGAGGCCGGCACGGCGATCGACGCCGGCGGCCTGGTCCCCGACCTGGACGCCACCAACAGCTGGATCCAGACCGTCTCCGAGGTCGACCCGGTCGAGCTGCTCGAGGTCCAGCTCTGCAACTCGACCGCGCCGTTCATCCTCATCAGCCGGCTGCGCCCGGCGATGGCCGCCTCCACGGCCCGCCGGAAGTACGTCGTCAACGTCTCCGCGATGGAGGGCGTCTTCAGCCGCGGCTACAAGGGCGCCGGGCACCCGCACACCAACATGGCCAAGGCCGCGCTCAACATGCTCACCCGCACCAGCGCCGACGAGATGCTGGAGACCGACGGCATCCTGATGACCGCCGTCGACACGGGCTGGATCACGGACGAGCGCCCGCACCCCGACAAGGTGCGGCTGGCCGAGGCGGGCTTCCACGCCCCGCTCGACCTGATCGACGGCGCCGCCCGCGTCTACGACCCGATCGTGCGCGGCGAGGAGGGGGAGGACCTGTACGGGTGCTTCCTCAAGGACTACCGGCGCTCCGACTGGTAG
- the cbiE gene encoding precorrin-6y C5,15-methyltransferase (decarboxylating) subunit CbiE, with translation MPSGALAPRTPVTVVGIGADGWGGLAPGAREVLRAAEVIVGGARQLGLVPEECPGERVVWPSPLRPAVPRLLAEHAGRRVAVLASGDPMFFGIGRTLAEALGPEALRVLPHPSSASYACARLGWPLDGTEVISLVGRPLDALTAALQPGRRLLLLSAGAGSPAEVAALLRERGFGPSAMTVLEQLGGDREARREGTADAWEHPAGDPLNVVAVVCRSAPGTLRLPVVPGLPDEAFDHDGQLTKRHVRAATLAALGPAPGELLWDIGGGSGSIGIEWMRAHRSCRAVTVERDPVRAGRIARNAAALGVPGLRVVTGAAPAALAGLPVPDAVFIGGGLTAPGLLDACWAALPEGGRLVANTVTLESEALLADRYRRFGGELVRLAVAHAVPVGGFTGWRQAMPVTQWSVVKRGGDDAEASGRHAVVPAQQPVRAAEAAEGALTS, from the coding sequence GTGCCCTCAGGGGCTCTCGCGCCCCGCACCCCCGTCACCGTCGTGGGGATCGGCGCCGACGGCTGGGGCGGGCTCGCGCCGGGGGCCCGGGAGGTGTTGCGGGCCGCCGAGGTGATCGTGGGCGGGGCGCGGCAGCTCGGGTTGGTGCCGGAGGAGTGCCCGGGGGAGCGGGTGGTGTGGCCGTCGCCGCTGCGGCCCGCCGTGCCGCGGCTGCTCGCGGAGCACGCCGGGCGCCGGGTGGCCGTCCTGGCCAGCGGCGACCCCATGTTCTTCGGCATCGGCCGGACCCTCGCCGAAGCGCTGGGCCCCGAGGCGCTGCGGGTGCTGCCGCACCCGTCCTCCGCCTCGTACGCCTGTGCCCGGCTGGGCTGGCCGCTGGACGGCACCGAGGTGATCAGCCTCGTCGGACGGCCGCTCGACGCGCTCACCGCCGCCCTCCAGCCCGGCCGCCGGCTGTTGCTGCTCAGTGCCGGCGCCGGCTCCCCGGCCGAGGTCGCCGCGCTGCTGCGCGAGCGCGGCTTCGGGCCGAGCGCGATGACGGTCCTGGAACAGCTCGGCGGCGACCGCGAGGCCCGCCGCGAGGGCACGGCGGACGCGTGGGAGCACCCGGCCGGCGACCCGCTGAACGTCGTCGCCGTCGTCTGCCGCTCCGCGCCCGGCACCCTCCGGCTGCCGGTCGTCCCCGGCCTGCCGGACGAAGCCTTCGACCACGACGGGCAGTTGACGAAGCGTCACGTCCGCGCCGCGACCCTCGCCGCCCTCGGGCCCGCCCCCGGCGAGCTGCTCTGGGACATCGGCGGGGGCTCCGGCTCCATCGGCATCGAGTGGATGCGCGCCCACCGCTCCTGCCGGGCGGTCACCGTCGAACGCGACCCCGTCCGGGCCGGGCGCATCGCCCGCAACGCCGCCGCCCTGGGCGTCCCGGGCCTGCGCGTCGTCACCGGCGCCGCGCCGGCCGCGCTCGCCGGACTGCCCGTCCCCGACGCCGTGTTCATCGGCGGCGGGCTCACCGCCCCCGGCCTGCTCGACGCCTGCTGGGCGGCGCTGCCCGAGGGCGGGCGGCTGGTCGCCAACACCGTCACCCTGGAGTCCGAGGCGCTGCTCGCCGACCGCTACCGGCGGTTCGGCGGCGAGCTGGTCCGGCTGGCCGTGGCGCACGCCGTGCCTGTCGGGGGCTTCACCGGGTGGCGGCAGGCGATGCCGGTGACGCAGTGGTCGGTGGTCAAGCGCGGCGGCGACGACGCGGAAGCGTCCGGCCGGCACGCGGTCGTACCCGCCCAGCAGCCCGTCCGAGCGGCGGAAGCCGCAGAAGGAGCCCTCACCTCATGA
- the tsaD gene encoding tRNA (adenosine(37)-N6)-threonylcarbamoyltransferase complex transferase subunit TsaD, with protein sequence MVLGIESSCDETGAGLVRDGKLLGHAVASSMDEHARYGGVVPEIAARAHVHSATPVVHRALADAGLTMADIGAVAVTTGPGLSGALQVGVAAAKGLAYSLGVPLYGVHHLAGHVAADTLEHGPLPNPCVVLIVSGGHTSLLLVRDLARDPIVHLGDTLDDAAGECFDKVARVFGLPYPGGPAVDRAARDGDPRAVAFPRPMTGPRDDPWTFSFSGLKTAAARWAERHRAAGRPLPIADGAASLQEAIADVLTRKAVAACVEHGVGTLVVVGGVAANSRVRALAEERCAAAGVRLRVPPPRLCTDNGAMIAAVGDLLVRAGAEPAPLDVSIDPSAPLEYAALHPVARTVRAA encoded by the coding sequence GTGGTGCTGGGCATCGAATCGTCCTGCGACGAGACCGGCGCCGGTCTCGTCCGGGACGGGAAGCTGCTGGGGCACGCGGTGGCGTCCAGCATGGACGAGCACGCCCGGTACGGCGGCGTGGTCCCGGAGATCGCCGCTCGCGCCCATGTGCACTCCGCCACGCCGGTGGTCCACCGGGCGCTGGCCGACGCCGGTCTGACGATGGCGGACATCGGGGCGGTCGCGGTGACGACCGGGCCCGGGCTGTCCGGGGCGCTGCAGGTCGGCGTGGCCGCGGCCAAGGGGCTGGCCTACTCGCTGGGCGTCCCGCTGTACGGGGTGCACCACCTGGCCGGGCACGTCGCGGCCGACACGCTGGAGCACGGGCCGCTGCCGAACCCGTGCGTGGTGCTGATCGTCTCCGGCGGCCACACCTCGCTGCTGCTGGTCCGCGACCTGGCCCGGGACCCGATCGTCCACCTGGGCGACACCCTCGACGACGCGGCCGGCGAGTGCTTCGACAAGGTCGCGCGCGTCTTCGGGCTGCCCTACCCGGGCGGCCCCGCCGTGGACCGCGCGGCCCGGGACGGCGACCCGCGCGCCGTCGCCTTCCCCCGGCCGATGACCGGGCCGCGCGACGACCCGTGGACGTTCTCGTTCTCCGGCCTGAAGACCGCCGCCGCCCGCTGGGCCGAGCGGCACCGCGCGGCCGGCCGCCCGCTGCCGATCGCGGACGGCGCCGCCTCCCTCCAGGAGGCCATCGCCGACGTCCTCACCCGCAAGGCCGTCGCCGCCTGCGTCGAACACGGCGTCGGCACCCTGGTGGTGGTCGGCGGCGTGGCCGCCAACTCCCGGGTGCGCGCCCTGGCCGAGGAGCGCTGCGCCGCGGCCGGCGTGCGCCTGCGCGTCCCGCCGCCGCGGCTGTGCACCGACAACGGCGCGATGATCGCGGCCGTCGGCGACCTGCTGGTCCGCGCGGGCGCGGAGCCGGCCCCGCTGGACGTGTCCATCGACCCGTCGGCGCCCCTGGAGTACGCGGCCCTGCACCCCGTCGCCCGGACCGTCCGCGCCGCCTGA
- a CDS encoding MFS transporter — MPALPSTRPGGPAGAGRPAVVAVTLGLFAIVTTEILPIGLLTSIGADFTVSDGAAGLTMAVPGLLAAVSAPLVTVATAGADRRLVLCVLMLLLTLADVVAAVAPGLPLLLVSRILVGVTIGGFWSVGAGLAERLVPPAAAGRATAVIFSAVPLGSVLGVPAGTLAGDLAGWRTAFVALAVLAAGVLAALLLTVPPLPPLRATRAAVLGEVLRRPGTRAAAFLTFLVVLAHFGTYTYVTPFLERVTGLGDGPVTTFLLAYGAAGVLGNFLGGARAARHPRYVFGAAAGLLAAATLLLPVLGGGPAGALVLLAVWGVAYGAVPVASQALFARAAPDAPEAASVLFTAAFQATFSLGAFAGGGVLDRTSPAALMALGGGVAAVAALSAVARLSDGDRPGRVGTPRH; from the coding sequence ATGCCCGCACTCCCCTCCACGCGGCCCGGCGGCCCGGCCGGGGCCGGCCGGCCCGCCGTCGTCGCCGTGACGCTGGGCCTCTTCGCGATCGTCACCACCGAGATCCTGCCGATCGGCCTGCTGACCTCGATCGGCGCGGACTTCACCGTCTCGGACGGGGCGGCCGGGCTGACGATGGCGGTCCCGGGGCTGCTGGCGGCGGTGTCCGCTCCCCTGGTCACCGTGGCCACGGCGGGCGCCGACCGGCGGCTGGTGCTCTGTGTGCTCATGCTCCTGCTGACGCTGGCCGACGTGGTCGCCGCCGTGGCGCCCGGCCTTCCCCTGCTCCTCGTCTCGCGGATCCTGGTCGGGGTGACGATCGGCGGTTTCTGGTCGGTCGGGGCTGGGCTGGCCGAGCGGCTGGTGCCGCCGGCGGCGGCCGGCCGGGCCACCGCGGTGATCTTCTCGGCGGTCCCGCTCGGGTCCGTCCTGGGGGTGCCGGCCGGCACCCTGGCCGGGGACCTCGCCGGGTGGCGGACGGCCTTCGTCGCCCTGGCCGTCCTGGCGGCCGGCGTCCTGGCCGCACTGCTGCTGACCGTCCCGCCGCTCCCGCCGCTCCGGGCGACGCGCGCGGCCGTCCTCGGGGAGGTGCTGCGGCGCCCCGGCACCCGCGCGGCGGCGTTCCTGACGTTCCTCGTCGTCCTCGCCCACTTCGGGACGTACACCTACGTGACCCCGTTCCTGGAGCGGGTGACCGGCCTGGGCGACGGGCCGGTCACCACGTTCCTGCTCGCGTACGGCGCCGCGGGCGTCCTCGGCAACTTCCTCGGCGGTGCCCGGGCGGCCCGGCACCCGCGGTACGTCTTCGGGGCGGCGGCCGGCCTGCTCGCGGCCGCGACGCTGCTGCTGCCGGTGCTGGGCGGCGGCCCGGCCGGGGCGCTGGTCCTGCTGGCCGTGTGGGGCGTGGCGTACGGCGCGGTGCCGGTGGCCTCGCAGGCGCTGTTCGCCCGGGCGGCACCGGACGCCCCGGAGGCGGCGTCGGTCCTGTTCACCGCGGCGTTCCAGGCGACGTTCTCGCTGGGGGCGTTCGCCGGGGGCGGGGTGCTGGACCGCACGTCCCCGGCCGCGCTGATGGCGCTCGGCGGCGGTGTCGCGGCCGTGGCGGCGCTGTCGGCGGTGGCGCGCCTGTCCGACGGCGACCGCCCCGGCCGGGTCGGGACGCCCCGCCACTGA
- the cobM gene encoding precorrin-4 C(11)-methyltransferase, which yields MTVYFIGAGPGAADLITVRGARTLARCGVCLYAGSLVPRELLADCPPGSRLVDTAKLDLDEITAEFVRAHEAGQDVARLHSGDPSVFSAVAEQMRRLDAHGIPYEIVPGVPAFAAAAASLGRELTVPTVGQTVVLTRIAERATPMPPGEDLATLGRSGALLVLHLAARHADRVVAELLPQYGPDCPAAVVAMASRPDEIVLRGPLAGIADQVRAAGVVRTAVILVGRTLGAEQFPDSHLYSTERCRDAAGRSMF from the coding sequence ATGACCGTGTACTTCATCGGCGCCGGCCCCGGCGCCGCCGACCTCATCACGGTGCGCGGCGCCCGCACGCTCGCCCGGTGCGGCGTCTGCCTCTACGCCGGCAGCCTCGTCCCGCGCGAGCTCCTCGCCGACTGCCCGCCCGGGTCCCGGCTCGTCGACACCGCCAAGCTGGACCTGGACGAAATCACCGCCGAGTTCGTCCGCGCCCACGAGGCCGGCCAGGACGTCGCCCGGCTGCACTCCGGCGACCCGTCCGTCTTCAGCGCCGTCGCCGAGCAGATGCGCCGGCTGGACGCGCACGGCATCCCGTACGAGATCGTGCCCGGCGTCCCCGCCTTCGCCGCCGCCGCGGCCTCCCTCGGCCGCGAACTGACCGTCCCGACCGTCGGCCAGACCGTCGTCCTCACCCGGATCGCCGAGCGGGCCACGCCCATGCCGCCCGGCGAGGACCTGGCCACCCTCGGCCGCAGCGGCGCGCTCCTCGTGCTGCACCTCGCCGCCCGGCACGCGGACCGCGTGGTCGCCGAACTGCTGCCGCAATACGGCCCGGACTGCCCCGCCGCCGTCGTCGCCATGGCCAGCCGGCCCGACGAGATCGTGCTGCGCGGCCCGCTCGCCGGCATCGCCGACCAGGTCCGGGCCGCGGGCGTCGTCCGCACGGCGGTCATCCTGGTCGGACGGACGCTGGGCGCCGAGCAGTTCCCCGACAGCCACCTGTACTCGACGGAGCGGTGCCGCGACGCGGCCGGACGCTCGATGTTCTAA
- a CDS encoding chaplin: MSRIAKAVLMTAAAGAVVSGASGVAVADSNANGAAVGSPGVISGNTIQVPIHLPINLCGNSIDIIALLNPTFGNTCVAD; this comes from the coding sequence ATGTCGCGTATCGCCAAGGCAGTCCTCATGACCGCCGCCGCCGGCGCCGTCGTCTCCGGCGCCTCGGGCGTCGCAGTAGCCGACTCCAACGCCAATGGAGCGGCCGTGGGTTCCCCCGGCGTGATCTCCGGCAACACCATCCAGGTGCCGATCCACCTGCCGATCAACCTGTGCGGGAACTCGATCGACATCATCGCCCTGCTGAACCCCACCTTCGGCAACACCTGCGTCGCCGACTGA
- a CDS encoding trypsin-like peptidase domain-containing protein: MAGCAAREPLLVNGREEAPVEPGRRVRIRLYDAGHAASRFGSGYLVGPRLALTAAHVLGTDGSGPVPGRVTVCRPDAGTGQYTGRVRWYRRRDHVDAALVEVDEGQGRPPPASLADITRRPPQRWGRLIGTRRTRSPWWASRTCGRIR; the protein is encoded by the coding sequence GTGGCCGGGTGCGCTGCCCGCGAGCCGCTGCTCGTCAACGGCCGGGAGGAGGCGCCCGTGGAACCAGGCCGGCGGGTGCGGATCCGCCTGTACGACGCGGGACACGCCGCGTCGCGCTTCGGCTCCGGCTACCTCGTCGGCCCGCGCCTCGCGCTGACCGCAGCGCACGTCCTGGGTACCGACGGGTCCGGGCCGGTCCCCGGCCGGGTGACGGTCTGCCGGCCGGACGCCGGGACCGGGCAGTACACCGGCCGCGTGCGCTGGTACCGCCGGCGGGACCACGTCGACGCCGCGCTGGTCGAGGTGGACGAGGGGCAGGGCCGGCCCCCGCCCGCGTCGCTCGCCGACATCACCCGCCGGCCGCCGCAGCGCTGGGGCCGGCTCATCGGCACCCGCCGCACGAGGTCTCCGTGGTGGGCTTCCCGCACCTGCGGAAGGATCCGGTGA
- a CDS encoding MerR family transcriptional regulator — protein sequence MFIIGDFARYGRVSVRMLRHYDATGLLRPARVDAATGYRYYEAGQLARLNRVIALKELGFTLQQVRTIVDEEVGTEELRGMLRLRRAELEAAATAAAARLVRVEARLRGLESEGTMSTHDVVIKNVPAVRVAELSAVAAGYAPEEIGPVVSPLFAELCRRLDEAGVTPAGPAVAYYEDDPAGSGGILAHAAFPVGPGAAAAGFDLVDLPGIETAATVVHHGSMDGVLPTAQALAHWIDANGYRSAGYARELYLECPEDPAEWVTELQEPVAQG from the coding sequence ATGTTCATCATCGGAGATTTCGCCCGGTACGGACGTGTGTCCGTCCGCATGCTGCGCCACTACGACGCGACGGGGCTGCTGCGCCCCGCCCGCGTCGACGCCGCCACCGGCTACCGCTACTACGAGGCGGGCCAACTCGCCCGCCTCAACCGCGTCATCGCCCTCAAGGAGCTGGGGTTCACCCTCCAGCAAGTGCGGACGATCGTGGACGAGGAGGTCGGCACGGAGGAACTGCGCGGCATGCTGCGGCTGCGCCGCGCCGAACTGGAGGCCGCCGCCACCGCGGCGGCGGCCCGGCTGGTGCGGGTCGAGGCGAGACTCCGCGGTCTGGAGAGCGAGGGAACCATGAGTACCCACGATGTGGTGATCAAGAACGTCCCGGCGGTACGGGTGGCCGAGCTGAGCGCCGTCGCGGCCGGCTACGCACCCGAGGAGATCGGCCCGGTCGTCAGCCCGCTGTTCGCCGAGCTGTGCCGGCGGCTGGACGAGGCCGGGGTGACCCCGGCGGGCCCGGCCGTCGCCTACTACGAGGACGACCCCGCCGGTTCCGGCGGCATCCTCGCCCACGCGGCGTTCCCGGTCGGCCCGGGGGCCGCGGCCGCGGGCTTCGACCTCGTGGACCTCCCCGGCATCGAGACGGCCGCGACCGTCGTCCACCACGGCTCGATGGACGGCGTCCTCCCGACGGCCCAGGCGCTGGCCCACTGGATCGACGCCAACGGCTACCGGTCGGCGGGGTACGCGCGGGAGCTCTACCTGGAGTGCCCGGAGGACCCGGCGGAGTGGGTGACGGAGCTTCAGGAGCCGGTGGCGCAGGGGTAG
- a CDS encoding dsRBD fold-containing protein produces MQHVAGWHVEVEFDEDERHVRAAALLRLRDGTEVRARGKAARHPADPGEARVGEELAGARALVDLAEQLAAKGGHEAADLRAEVAA; encoded by the coding sequence GTGCAGCACGTCGCGGGCTGGCATGTGGAAGTCGAGTTCGACGAGGACGAACGGCATGTCCGCGCCGCCGCCCTGCTGCGGCTGCGGGACGGCACCGAGGTGCGGGCGCGCGGCAAGGCGGCCCGGCACCCGGCCGACCCGGGCGAGGCCCGGGTGGGCGAGGAGCTGGCGGGCGCCCGCGCGCTCGTGGACCTCGCCGAGCAGCTCGCCGCGAAGGGCGGCCACGAGGCGGCCGACCTGCGGGCGGAGGTCGCGGCTTAG